The following coding sequences are from one Aliarcobacter skirrowii CCUG 10374 window:
- a CDS encoding saccharopine dehydrogenase family protein, whose product MSKKGILIIGAGGVSQVATVKCAMNIDTFEKITLASRTLSKCDAIADYILKNQGVKIDTAQVDADSVDELVKLIEKVNPKLVLNVALPYQDLTIMDACTKCKVDYVDTANYEHPDEAKFEYKLQWERDAQFKEAGIMALLGSGFDPGVTGVFCAYAEQNLFDEIHYIDIMDCNAGDHGYAFATNFNPEINLREVSANGRYWENGEWIETKPLEIRVDHDYPEIGVKASYLLYHEELESLSKNIKGLKRIRFFMTFGDSYIQHMNCLQNVGMLGIEPVEHQGQKIIPIEFLKTLLPDPASLGPRTVGKTNIGCIIEGIKDGKPRKVYIYNVCDHQECYRETGAQAVSYTTGVPAMIGSKLLYKGIWKNKGVFNIEEFDAKPFMDELMTQGLPWKILELDVK is encoded by the coding sequence ATGAGCAAAAAAGGGATTTTGATAATTGGAGCAGGTGGTGTTAGTCAAGTTGCAACTGTAAAATGTGCTATGAATATTGATACTTTTGAAAAAATAACATTAGCTTCTAGAACTCTTAGCAAATGTGATGCAATAGCAGATTATATTTTGAAAAATCAAGGTGTAAAGATAGATACTGCACAAGTAGATGCAGATAGTGTTGATGAACTTGTTAAACTAATTGAAAAAGTAAATCCAAAATTAGTTCTAAATGTTGCTTTACCATATCAAGATTTAACAATTATGGATGCTTGTACAAAATGTAAAGTTGATTATGTTGATACAGCAAATTATGAACATCCAGATGAAGCAAAGTTTGAATATAAACTTCAATGGGAAAGAGATGCTCAATTTAAAGAAGCTGGAATTATGGCACTTTTAGGCTCAGGATTTGACCCAGGTGTTACAGGAGTATTTTGTGCATATGCAGAACAAAATCTTTTTGATGAGATTCACTATATAGATATTATGGATTGTAATGCAGGTGATCATGGTTATGCTTTTGCTACAAACTTTAATCCAGAAATAAATCTTAGAGAAGTAAGTGCAAATGGAAGATATTGGGAAAATGGAGAGTGGATTGAGACAAAACCACTTGAAATTAGAGTTGATCATGACTATCCAGAAATTGGAGTAAAGGCTTCATACTTACTTTATCACGAAGAGTTAGAGTCATTATCTAAAAATATTAAAGGTTTAAAAAGAATTAGATTTTTTATGACTTTTGGAGACTCTTATATTCAACATATGAATTGTTTACAAAATGTTGGAATGCTAGGAATTGAGCCAGTAGAACACCAAGGACAAAAAATCATTCCAATAGAGTTTTTAAAAACTTTATTACCTGATCCTGCAAGTTTGGGTCCTAGAACTGTTGGAAAAACAAATATTGGATGTATTATTGAAGGAATTAAAGATGGAAAACCAAGAAAAGTTTACATCTACAATGTTTGTGATCACCAAGAGTGTTATAGAGAAACTGGAGCACAAGCGGTTTCTTATACAACAGGAGTTCCTGCAATGATTGGTTCAAAACTTTTATATAAAGGTATTTGGAAAAACAAAGGTGTATTTAATATAGAAGAGTTTGATGCAAAACCATTTATGGATGAGCTAATGACTCAAGGTCTTCCTTGGAAAATACTTGAACTTGATGTGAAATAG